A DNA window from Fragaria vesca subsp. vesca linkage group LG3, FraVesHawaii_1.0, whole genome shotgun sequence contains the following coding sequences:
- the LOC101312140 gene encoding uncharacterized protein LOC101312140, protein MAVNDRNGLDWTISKKPPKHYRLVINSFSSLTSEEKYESGEFEAGGYKWKLVLFPNGNKDRDVKDHISLYLKMGGKDAIKPHKIVTIDYKLFLLNRHNGKERYRVLEHTNKKEKKYCFYKTIVGCLAGFDLFIPLDLFRDTSEGYLIDDRCEFGAEVFVSETTRVGKGECLFMNLNTTMDKHVWKVTNFSTLNTPSHLYSKSFCFSKQSYCAWELCLYPKGCGIGKGSHLSLYLYLNDPDKLPPGSKILAEFNLRILDQIHGNHCSKATKVRWFDAANQSFCHHQMITLEENARFSMDDSCIIEVEVTIQGVSVPG, encoded by the coding sequence ATGGCTGTCAATGACCGTAATGGCCTAGACTGGACAATTTCGAAGAAACCTCCAAAACACTACAGACTGGTCATCAATTCGTTTTCAAGTCTAACATCAGAGGAGAAGTATGAATCCGGCGAGTTTGAGGCCGGAGGATACAAGTGGAAACTAGTGCTCTTCCCCAACGGAAACAAGGACCGTGATGTGAAAGATCACATCTCTCTCTACTTGAAAATGGGTGGGAAAGATGCAATAAAACCCCACAAGATTGTAACCATTGACTACAAGTTGTTCTTGCTTAATCGGCACAACGGAAAAGAGAGGTACCGTGTTCTTGAACATACGAATAAGAAGGAGAAGAAGTACTGTTTTTATAAGACAATTGTCGGATGTCTGGCTGGTTTTGATCTCTTCATCCCTCTTGATCTGTTTAGGGATACATCAGAAGGTTATCTCATTGATGACAGATGTGAGTTTGGAGCAGAGGTCTTTGTTTCTGAAACGACAAGAGTAGGCAAAGGAGAGTGTTTATTCATGAACCTCAACACTACTATGGACAAGCATGTTTGGAAGGTTACTAACTTTTCAACGTTAAACACTCCATCTCATCTTTACTCAAAATCATTCTGTTTTAGCAAACAAAGTTATTGCGCATGGGAACTATGCCTCTATCCCAAGGGATGTGGCATTGGAAAGGGTAGCCATCTTTCTCTTTATTTGTATTTGAATGATCCGGATAAGCTTCCTCCTGGATCGAAAATACTAGCGGAATTTAATCTACGCATTTTGGATCAAATCCATGGCAACCATTGTTCTAAAGCTACTAAAGTCCGCTGGTTCGATGCCGCCAACCAGAGTTTTTGTCATCACCAAATGATTACACTAGAAGAAAACGCAAGGTTTTCAATGGATGATAGTTGCATAATTGAGGTCGAAGTTACTATTCAAGGAGTTTCTGTGCCAGGATAA
- the LOC101313590 gene encoding chloride channel protein CLC-f-like, protein MSGEEYSDETLLLRSSNDENGAVSAEDDGDLEAQEERLSRRSSTSPSSRSGTGVGAFKDLLLKHLDGAGKLSGRRNSFKRLEGNKDRESNRRGESRERRSPAPVDQLRHSSTHDASSAGIDENDELADSAPPEWALLLLGCILGLATGLFVAAFNKGVHVIHEWAWAGTPNEGAAWLRLQRLGDTWHRILLIPVTGGVIVGMMHGLLEILDQIRQSTSSQGQGFDLLAGVFPTIKAVQAAITLGTGCSLGPEGPSVDIGKSCANGFSLMMENNRERKIALVAAGAAAGISSGFNAAVAGCFFAIETVLRPLRAENSPPFTTAMIILASVISSTVSNVLLGTQSAFTVPVYDLKSAAELPLYLILGMLCGAVSVVFNRLVAWFTKFFDYIKERFGLPAVACPALGGLGVGLIALRYPGILYWGFTNVEEILHTGKTASAPGIWLLTQLSAAKVVATALCKGSGLVGGLYAPSLMIGAAVGAVFGGSAAELINSAIPGNAAVAQPQAYALVGMAAMLASVCSVPLTSVLLLFELTKDYRILLPLMGAVGLAIWVPSVVNQGKETDASDTRNSARGYSSVSAAEEKDEVIWRQHDSGDDLELSVMGNTSDSELTEEMLLENLKVSRAMSTNYVKVFLTVTIQEAIKSMHDNHRNCVLVVDDEDFLEGILTYGDVRRYQSRTSPDTLKSDSRFLDDNTCLVSSICTREISFHGRTRGLLTCYPDMGLLMAKELMEAKDIKQLPVVKRGRQPPKETRRRLIAILHYDSILKCLREEINHRKSIHQHRNENLDDITNGH, encoded by the exons ATGTCAGGAGAGGAGTACAGCGATGAGACTCTTCTGCTGAGATCCTCGAATGACGAGAACGGCGCCGTTTCGGCGGAGGACGACGGCGACTTGGAAGCGCAGGAGGAGAGACTGAGCCGGAGAAGTAGCACCAGTCCGAGCAGTAGAAGCGGAACCGGAGTCGGTGCGTTTAAGGATCTGCTGCTGAAGCATTTGGACGGCGCCGGAAAGCTTTCCGGTCGCCGGAACAGCTTCAAGCGGCTCGAAGGGAATAAGGATAGGGAGAGTAATCGGAGAGGAGAAAGTAGAGAGCGGCGATCTCCGGCGCCGGTGGATCAGCTAAGGCATAGTAGTACTCATGACGCGTCGTCGGCCGGAATCGATGAGAACGATGAACTTGCCGATAGTGCTCCGCCGGAGTGGGCTTTGCTTCTGCTCGGATGCATTCTCGGCCTCGCCACCGGTCTCTTTGTTGCTGCATTTAACAAAGGG GTACATGTTATACACGAATGGGCCTGGGCTGGTACTCCAAATGAAGGTGCTGCATGGCTCCGTCTGCAGAGACTGGGCGATACCTGGCATCGAATACTTTTGATACCCGTCACGGGTGGGGTTATAGTTGGCATGATGCATGGTTTACTTGAAATATTGGATCAAATAAGGCAATCCACTTCCTCTCAAGGGCAAGGATTTGATTTACTAGCCGGAGTCTTTCCTACAATAAAGGCCGTCCAGGCAGCTATCACATTAGGTACTGGTTGTTCTTTAGGTCCTGAAGGCCCTAGTGTAGATATTGGAAAATCATGTGCCAACGGGTTCTCATTAATGATGGAAAACAACAGAGAAAGGAAGATTGCACTGGTTGCAGCAGGTGCTGCTGCTGGAATTTCTTCAG GATTTAATGCGGCAGTTGCTGGTTGTTTCTTTGCTATTGAAACGGTGCTAAGGCCACTTCGAGCAGAGAACTCTCCTCCTTTTACTACCGCAATGATTATATTGGCTTCTGTTATATCCTCCACAGTATCTAATGTTTTACTTGGGACACAATCAGCCTTTACAGTGCCTGTTTACGATTTGAAATCTGCTGCTG AATTACCCCTCTACCTTATATTGGGCATGCTATGTGGTGCTGTGAGTGTAGTCTTCAATCGCTTGGTTGCTTGGTTCACAAAGTTTTTTGATTATATCAAGGAAAGATTTGGCCTTCCTGCAGTTGCATGCCCTGCTTTAGGTGGTTTAGGAGTTGGGTTGATTGCTCTCAGGTATCCGGGAATTCTGTACTGGGGTTTCACAAATGTTGAAGAAATCCTGCATACGGGAAAGACTGCTTCGGCTCCTGGCATCTGGCTGTTAACTCAATTATCAGCAGCTAAAGTCGTAGCAACAGCTTTATGCAAGGGTTCTGGGCTTGTAGGTGGCCTTTATGCACCAAGCTTGATGATTGGGGCTGCTGTTGGTGCTGTATTTGGGGGTTCAGCGGCAGAATTGATTAATTCAGCAATTCCAGGAAATGCTGCTGTTGCTCAGCCACAGGCATATGCACTG GTGGGAATGGCTGCTATGCTGGCTTCAGTTTGTTCAGTTCCACTGACGTCAGTTCTCCTTCTGTTTGAGTTGACAAAAGACTACCGAATATTGCTTCCTCTCATG GGGGCTGTTGGATTGGCAATATGGGTTCCCTCTGTGGTAAACCAGGGCAAGGAGACTGACGCGTCTGATACACGGAATTCTGCAAGAGGTTACTCTTCTGTTTCAGCTGCCGAAGAGAAAGATGAAGTTATTTGGAGACAACATGATAGTGGAGATGATCTGGAACTGTCTGTAATGGGAAACACTTCTGATTCTGAATTAACTGAAGAAATGCTTCTGGAAAATCTGAAG GTTTCGCGGGCCATGTCAACAAATTATGTGAAAGTTTTTCTGACCGTAACAATACAAGAGGCAATTAAATCCATGCATGATAATCATCGGAATTGTGTGTTAGTAGTTGATGATGAAGATTTTCTGGAGGGAATATTGACATATGGTGATGTTAGACGGTATCAATCAAGGACGTCACCTGATACGTTGAAGAGTGATTCTAGATTTCTGGAT GACAATACCTGTCTTGTTTCCTCTATATGTACTCGAGAAATCAGCTTTCACGGGCGAACCCGAGGTCTATTAACCTGTTATCCTGACATGGGTTTATTAATGGCAAAGGAGCTAATGGAGGCCAAAGATATCAAGCAGTTGCCTGTGGTTAAGCGTGGCAGACAACCACCAAAAGAAACGAGGCGAAGACTTATTGCTATCCTACATTATGATTCAATCTTGAAGTGCCTCAG GGAGGAGATAAATCACAGGAAATCAATTCATCAACATAGAAATGAGAATCTTGATGACATAACAAATGGCCATTAA